From Ficedula albicollis isolate OC2 chromosome 20, FicAlb1.5, whole genome shotgun sequence, one genomic window encodes:
- the PKIG gene encoding cAMP-dependent protein kinase inhibitor gamma, whose product MEVESSTYTDFISCDRAGRRNAVHDIQREATTISMRKLAEDMGELAVQGAESQRDASSSDNDPGARPKGQESSPSP is encoded by the exons ATGGAGGTAGAGTCCAGCACCTACACCGATTTCATTTCCTGTGACCGGGCTGGCCGGAGGAACGCTGTCCATGACATCCAGCGCGAGGCCACCACCATCAGCATGCGCAAGCTGGCCGAGGACATGGgggagctggctgtgcagggagcag AAAGCCAAAGAGATGCCAGTTCTTCTGACAATGACCCTGGAGCAAGACCAAAGGGGCAAGAAAGCAGCCCCTCCCCATGA
- the ADA gene encoding adenosine deaminase, producing the protein MPCMLPTSVVGSYGWLSSQAVVWVELHVHLDGAIRPETILYFGKKRGIPLPGDTVEELLKYVSYDTPLTLPKFLEKFNYYMPAIAGDREAVKRIAYEFVETKAKEGVAYVEVRYSPHLLANSGVAPMPWGQTEGDLTPDEVVQLVNQGLKDGERDFHIKARSILCCMRHMPSWSPEVVELCKKYQNDSVVAVDLAGDETLKVEDYSEHKKAYEEAVRSGIHRTVHAGEAGPAAMVKEAVYVLKAERVGHGYHVVEDPELYKELLKIKMHFEVCPWSSYLTGACSPDFTKHPVIQFKKDRANYSLNTDDPLIFNSTIDKDYGIVKEHMGFTEEEFKRVNINAAQSSFLPEKEKQELLTQLYKAYGMVPNAS; encoded by the exons ATGCCCTGCATGCTACCTACATCTGTAGTAGGATCATATG gatggcTCAGCTCTCAGGCTGTGGTGTGG GTAGAGCTTCACGTCCACCTGGATGGAGCCATCAGACCAGAGACTATTTTGTACTTTGGCAA GAAAAGAGGCATCCCTCTCCCTGGGGATACTGTTGAGGAGCTCTTGAAGTATGTCAGCTATGACACACCACTGACACTTCCCAAGTTTCTGGAGAAATTTAATTACTACATGCCTGCCATTGC gggtGACCGTGAGGCAGTGAAAAGAATTGCCTACGAGTTTGTGGAAACCAAAGCAAAGGAAGGAGTCGCCTACGTGGAGGTCCGGTACAGCCCTCACCTCCTGGCCAACTCTGGTGTGGCTCCCATGCCCTGGGGACAAACTGA GGGAGACCTCACTCCAGACGAAGTGGTTCAGCTCGTAAACCAGGGACTGAAGGATGGAGAAAGGGATTTCCACATCAAAGCCAGGTCTATTCTATGCTGCATGCGCCATATGCCAA GCTGGTCTCCAGAGGTGGTGGAGCTCTGCAAGAAGTATCAAAATGACTCTGTGGTGGCTGTTGACCTCGCTGGAGATGAGACCCTGAAGGTGGAGGATTACTCTGAGCATAAGAAGGCTTATGAG GAAGCTGTGAGATCTGGCATTCATCGCACTGTCCATGCTGGGgaggctggccctgctgccatggtCAAGGAG GCAGTTTATGTCCTGAAGGCTGAGCGTGTTGGCCATGGATATCATGTGGTGGAGGACCCTGAGCTCtacaaggagctgctgaagaTAAAGATGCATTTTGAG GTCTGCCCTTGGTCCAGTTATCTCACTGGAGCATGTTCTCCGGACTTCACCAAACACCCTGTGATACA GTTTAAGAAGGATCGTGCCAACTATTCTCTGAACACTGATGACCCCCTCATCTTCAACTCCACCATTGACAAGGACTATGGCATTGTGAAGGAACACATGGGATTCACTGAAGAGGAGTTCAAGAGAGTT AACATCAACGCAGCCCAGTCCAGCTTCTTACCtgagaaggagaagcaggagctgctgaccCAGCTGTACAAAGCCTACGGGATGGTCCCCAACGCGTCGTGA